One segment of Mugil cephalus isolate CIBA_MC_2020 chromosome 14, CIBA_Mcephalus_1.1, whole genome shotgun sequence DNA contains the following:
- the cica gene encoding protein capicua homolog isoform X1 — MKPLKKQGRRSPPSTRAKGGKRRGAGDAPEGGEKRDSDENQDRSRSPQSRTPSSFSSNSHSDSSQVDLMMREREPSEGEGPHREGLSSETTVSLVMDPGKLSTSSSDDRPGRSAAGYGSHCDSGGSSCSNSSTPSANNSPNPASSRKTATFKARVPKKKYTSEHCSSTTAGNHGNPASCTPPPLTLCSSVPNQGSTGPGVDVGASHSDGNNQSRVLMEDFHRRTTGKEGPRDSPGPPTLLLGVEREGPGGGGGGGGGGDGAMDAERVSPSPLPRCSSTDTASEHSADLEVVGDTHPITQMSSHPRSLPDALSDALAKGLKNQRILARQLRRRSHEDGGVDKRDDGWSSNLVFRAGVVRKVSGEYGSLEVQLNGEKTLCRYPYRHDSPPGVVDIILDAPPPGVHQIPTGTRVCVPFGNEDGQEGQWQWYREGVVTRVDTHPAVANCYRVQLSEERSHSVDEEGESRGPPQAVWVSRQTLRLLVPPWDLDLPSGGGREGDEGDRDKDREQEEREQMEVEQEVCLLNRQMNTGIGSMLGRGMPYSGIVPVSSTSGHNIPSPVTQPFVPHLAPSREWEIEKDLERERDLQRKQERERERDNSVKQQQQQQQQQQHHTYMPLTPEEDMEVSHFNMVPMGPIIPGAKPMTMSQHRHIVSKPPPGYLNPHLSVVRGIGISPAHMPMNAHAPPSPVLLGLDPASAAAAAVGAVITTPQLPPLPPISSSTTSSSRLEKASGGGSGSGGAGGGGGGGGGSGSGSTSSSSSRSRTPLTAAQQKYKKGDVVCTPTGIRKKFNGKQWRRLCSREGCSKESQRRGYCSRHLSMRTKEMEASGGGRERGGASSTGTLTPSDLRLGGGRASSEFDWDETSRESSEASSRGGDSRPRLVLPSLLPQDLSRFDFDECEAATMLVSLGGSRSGTPSFSPISNQSPFSPTPSPSPSPLFGFRPANFSPITATSSRRHRHLSGTKMGTPGAERERHLSGIVPTFQTNLTFTVPMSPSKRKLDSHPPPPLPSIQDYQTKPEQQQLVGVGGGMVGDPTQAHSPAAFRVLSPQSQPTTPSSLSFPRPRSATSRPPSSAASTPPPMLVSPTPPSPLPQEPSPRRIVPLRDSPVIVRNPDVPLAKFSDGPLGRRERSRSRDQHQPQHAAPPGLQAPVPINGAATNGAVLLRNPTPTLVLVTSSSSLTPATAGHSSLSSPSTPGSMSTSSGSVLSSSGSGGRERERKPEGHQDASGGPLPQPVACHPTPTALLPLILPAESSHPVPRKQIIMGRPGTVWTNVEPRSVPVFPWHSLVPFLEPSQSGAAVQPADGQQLVNQSKEPRFGVALVSEGRADAPDPDRGSPSCPAPTNDNPPADRGGADSETESDIDDPFSPGGANDAAPSTGPIKRRTQSLSALPKDGDRKREKDHIRRPMNAFMIFSKRHRALVHQRHPNQDNRTVSKILGEWWYALGPNEKQQYHDLAFQVKEAHFRAHPDWKWCNKDRRKSLSEGRGTPKEPRERSMSESIDAHTESQVLEGKGGGPGWPGGSERRGGLLVGQHPRPRAFSHSAVHTLEQRERERDLEKDDGAGLFRSRPPPQSLYQGGASEDVTSDEERMVICEEEGDDDVMEDSCPEGSIDLKCKERVTDSDEDESDGQHGFQAAAAARSSLPSSSSSPPIPHSDSTSSKGNGGGGGGGGGGGAEDGSEKKRSRGMDGGEEGSDGALKREEIATSGGDGSGGGGGGGVSSLSVAGSVSQAPLTLAQLGGVRMASTMVTSVVRPIASTPIPIASKPAEGAVTLSSLPQDKKATLLIGGGGGGGPQQLPIAAGGGYLSSSSSSSSSSSSSSSSSSSSSPGPVSVTPVGGSSLVTSLVLGGSFPAAQPLQLLTPQTPLPVLHPAAATSSPPQLTLANGVHSGAGIRVSPGTRVQTPSPVVQGNVLVPMATVRTGSTPPHPSISLVAPPLPVQNGPATGNKIIQLAPMPVVQTGVHPGGAAAVHPGSPFPVSVATVMGPGAAPPHTVLLTSPPTRITYVQSSPGVTTATPQPGPQPPGPTYLAITPAGQTLVQPIVGPPLSCQSQASPGQTAAASGRQVLTAIYPAPAVPLATGVVSVTAVPSSAAAPAQDAMNPPSPPATGAQGSSVATPQPGAGLEVTVKSEVDSQADDGGQGLSSCAIGSSFATCASGGVLTVKKEEDIKEEIVSRDGHGRERQSETDEERERGMRENSEKKRGRETEREDQTGKETGPRTPPPPPPSSGLDPPPPPPSAERDPPSSSKKTKFRPPPLKKTPDSLEKVLSETYFEERFAELPEFNPEEVLPSPTLQSLATSPRAILGSYRKKRRNSTELEPTAEEPSSPRRKTRRLSSCSSEPNTPKSAAKCEGDIFTFDRAGPEAELPLGDLDRVPFSSLRRTLDQRRALVMQLFQEHGFFPSAQATAAFQARYSDTFPNKVCLQLKIREVRQKIMQTATSGTLEAEASPAPSHSSSFNQSAREDGGAEQQGDKGRSPEEPRSDGS, encoded by the exons atgaagccGTTAAAAAAGCAGGGCCGGcgctcccctccctccacccgGGCCAAAGGGGGGAAGCGTCGCGGAGCGGGCGATGCCCcggaaggaggagagaagagagactcTGACGAGAACCAAGACAGAAGCAGATCCCCTCAAAGCCGAActccctcttctttttcctccaactCGCACTCGGACTCGTCTCAGGTGGATCtgatgatgagggagagggagccGTCCGAGGGCGAGGGGCCGCACCGAGAAGGGCTGTCGTCGGAGACGACGGTGTCGCTCGTGATGGATCCCGGGAAGCTGTCGACGTCCTCCTCCGACGACAGGCCGGGGAGGTCGGCGGCGGGCTACGGCAGCCACTGTGACAGCGGCGGGAGCAGTTGTAGCAACAGCAGCACGCCGAGCGCCAACAACAGCCCCAACCCCGCCTCCAGCCGAAAGACCGCCACCTTCAAGGCCCGCGTTCCCAAGAAGAAGTACACCTCCGAACACTGCTCGTCTACTACTGctggtaaccatggcaaccccGCATCCTGCAcgcctcctcctcttactctgTGCAGTAGTGTCCCCAACCAGGGTTCAACGGGTCCGGGAGTCGACGTCGGCGCCTCGCACTCTGACGGCAACAACCAGAGCAGGGTTCTGATGGAGGACTTCCACAGAAGGACGACCGGCAAAGAGGGGCCTCGGGACTCTCCGGGACCCCCTACCTTGTTGCTTGGAGTGGAGAGGgaaggacctggaggaggaggaggaggaggtggaggtggtgatgGGGCGATGGATGCAGAGAGAGTGTCGCCCAGCCCCCTGCCACGCTGTTCCTCAACAGACACCGCCAGCGAACACTCCGCCGACCTGGAGGTCGTTGGCGACACGCATCCCATCACGCAGATGTCCTCACATCCACGCAGCCTCCCCGATGCACTGTCCGACGCCCTGGCCAAAGGATTGAAGAATCAACGCATCCTCGCCCGCCAGCTCAGGAGAAGAAGCCACGAGGACGGAGGAGTCGACAAGAGGGACGACGGGTGGAGTTCAAACTTGGTGTTCCGGGCCGGCGTCGTCCGTAAGGTCAGCGGCGAATACGGAAGCCTGGAGGTACAGCTGAACGGGGAGAAGACACTGTGTCGCTATCCGTATCGACACGACAGCCCTCCAGGGGTGGTGGACATTATCCTAGATGCCCCCCCACCTGGTGTTCATCAGATACCCACTGGCACTCGTGTCTGTGTGCCGTTTGGCAATGAAGATGGCCAGGAGGGCCAGTGGCAGTGGTACCGAGAAGGTGTGGTGACCCGGGTAGACACACACCCTGCGGTGGCCAACTGCTACCGAGTCCAGCTCTCCGAGGAAAGATCTCATTCTGTCGACGAGGAAGGAGAGAGCAGAGGTCCCCCCCAGGCGGTGTGGGTTTCCCGACAAACACTCCGGCTTCTGGTGCCACCGTGGGACCTGGATTTACCATCTGGCGGAGGACGCGAGGGGGACGAAGGGGACCGAGACAAGGACCGAGAGCAGGAGGAAAGGGAAcagatggaggtggagcaggaggtGTGTCTCCTGAACCGGCAAATGAACACTGGCATAGGGTCTATGTTGGGGAGAGGGATGCCCTACTCAGGAATTGTCCCCGTTTCCTCCACTTCGGGCCACAACATTCCCTCCCCCGTAACTCAACCGTTCGTCCCGCACCTGGCCCCCAGCCGAGAGTGGGAAATTGAGAAAGacctggagagggagagggacctccagaggaaacaggaaagagAGCGCGAAAGGGACAACAGcgtaaaacagcagcagcagcagcaacaacagcagcaacaccaCACGTACATGCCACTCACCCCTGAAGAAGACATGGAGGTGTCCCACTTCAACATGGTTCCAATGGGGCCAATCATACCCGGGGCCAAACCGATGACAATGTCCCAACACCGCCACATTGTCTCCAAGCCCCCGCCTGGCTACCTCAATCCCCACCTGTCCGTGGTGCGGGGCATCGGGATTTCCCCCGCCCACATGCCCATGAACGCCCACGCCCCTCCTTCACCTGTCCTGTTAGGCCTTGACCcagcatctgcagcagctgcagcagttgGTGCTGTCATTACCACCCCCCAGCTCCCTCCCCTgcctcccatctcctcctccactacatCCTCATCCAGACTAGAGAAGGCCTCAGGGGGAGGTTCTGGCAGCGGCGGAGcaggtggtggcggtggtggtggcggtggatCCGGCTCGGGttcgacctcctcctcctcgtcgcgCTCCCGCACTCCGCTGACGGCCGCCCAGCAGAAGTACAAGAAGGGAGACGTGGTGTGCACGCCGACGGGAATCCGCAAGAAGTTCAACGGGAAGCAGTGGAGGAGGCTGTGCTCCAGGGAGGGCTGCTCCAAGGAGTCCCAGCGACGAGGATACTGCTCCAGGCACCTCTCAATGAGGACCAAGGAGATGGAAGCCAGCGGCGGCGGCCGGGAACGGGGCGGAGCCAGCAGCACGGGGACCCTGACGCCGTCCGACCTCCGGCTGGGCGGGGGTCGAGCCAGCTCGGAGTTCGACTGGGACGAGACGTCGCGGGAAAGCAGCGAAGCCAGCAGCCGCGGAGGAGACTCCCGCCCCCGCCTGGTCCTCCCTTCGCTGCTGCCCCAGGACCTCTCTCGATTTGACTTTGACGAGTGCGAGGCGGCGACCATGCTGGTCTCTCTGGGCGGCTCCCGCTCTGGGACGCCCTCGTTCTCCCCCATCTCCAATCAGTCACCCTTCTCCCCCACCCCGTCGCCCTCCCCGTCGCCTCTCTTCGGCTTCCGCCCCGCCAACTTCAGCCCCATCACCGCGACTTCCTCGCGCCGCCATCGTCACCTTAGTGGTACTAAGATGGGTACGCCCGGTGCTGAGAGAGAGCGCCACCTGTCAGGGATCGTGCCTACGTTTCAGACCAACCTCACTTTTACTGTCCCGATGAGCCCCAGCAAGAGGAAGCTCGACTCCCACCCGCCTCCCCCACTGCCTTCGATCCAGGACTACCAGACCAAACCTGAGCAGCAGCAACTAGTGGGAGTAGGGGGTGGGATGGTGGGAGACCCGACCCAGGCTCACAGCCCCGCCGCCTTCAGAGTCCTCTCCCCGCAGAGTCAACCCACAACCCCCTCCTCGCTCTCTTTCCCCCGTCCCCGAAGCGCTACCAGCAGGCCGCCGTCCTCCGCGGCCTCCACGCCGCCGCCCATGCTCGTGTCCCCGACTCCTCCCTCCCCGCTGCCCCAGGAACCCTCGCCACGCCGCATCGTGCCCCTCCGGGACTCCCCAGTCATCGTCCGCAACCCGGACGTCCCGCTGGCCAAGTTCTCCGACGGCCCCctgggaaggagagagagaagcaggtCGAGGGATCAACACCAGCCCCAGCACGCGGCTCCTCCGGGCCTCCAGGCTCCCGTCCCCATCAACGGTGCTGCCACCAACGGCGCCGTGCTCCTGCGCAACCCCACACCCACATTGGTCCTGGTCACCTCCAGTTCA TCCTTGACTCCAGCCACAGCCGGCCACTCTTCCCTCTCCAGCCCGTCTACGCCCGGGTCCATGTCGACCTCGTCGGGCTCAGTCCTGTCCTCCTCCGGTTCTGGAGGCAGGGAGCGGGAGAGGAAACCCGAGGGACACCAGGATGCCTCTGGCGGGCCGCTGCCACAGCCGGTGGCCTGCCACCCCACGCCGACGGCGCTGCTGCCGCTCATACTGCCAGCTGAGTCGTCTCACCCCGTTCCACGCAAGCAGATCATCATGGGACGCCCAGGCACCG TTTGGACCAACGTGGAGCCTCGCTCGGTGCCAGTGTTCCCTTGGCACTCGCTCGTCCCTTTCCTGGAGCCCAGCCAATCAGGAGCGGCTGTGCAGCCTGCCGACGGCCAACAGCTTGTCAATCAGAGCAAAG agccTCGCTTCGGAGTGGCCCTGGTGAGCGAGGGGCGGGCGGACGCTCCAGACCCGGACAGAGGATCGCCGTCGTGCCCCGCCCCGACCAATGACAATCCTCCCGCAGACAGGGGCGGGGCCGACAGCGAGACGGAGAGCGACATAGACGACCC GTTTTCCCCGGGTGGGGCCAACGATGCAGCGCCTTCCACTGGACCCATAAAGAGACGCACACAGTCCCTCAGCGCCCTGCCCAAGGACGGAGACAGGAAG AGGGAGAAGGACCACATCCGCCGACCCATGAACGCGTTCATGATCTTCAGCAAACGCCACCGGGCCCTGGTGCACCAGCGACATCCCAACCAGGACAACCGGACAGTCAGCAAGATCCTGGGGGAGTGGTGGTACGCTCTGGGTCCCAACGAGAAGCAGCAGTACCACGATCTGGCCTTTCAG GTGAAGGAGGCCCATTTCAGAGCGCACCCCGACTGGAAATGGTGCAACAAGGATCGCCGAAAGTCTCTTTCCGAGGGCCGCGGGACCCCGAAGGAGCCGCGAGAGAGGAGCATGTCTGAGAGCATAG aTGCCCATACAGAGTCCCAGGTGCTAGAAGGGAAGGGGGGAGGCCCGGGCTGGCCGGGGGGCTCGGAGCGTCGGGGAGGGCTCCTCGTGGGGCAGCACCCCCGTCCCAGAGCCTTTTCCCACAGCGCCGTGCACACCctggagcagagggagagggagcgagaccTGGAGAAG GATGACGGAGCCGGTTTGTTCCGCAGCCGTCCGCCTCCTCAGTCCCTGTATCAGGGCGGCGCCAGCGAGGACGTGACCAGCGACGAAGAGCGCATGGTCATCTGCGAGGAAGAGGGCGACGATGATGTCATGG AGGATTCGTGTCCCGAAGGCTCCATCGACCTCAAATGTAAAGAGAGAGTGACGGACAGCGACGAGGACGAATCAGACGGACAG CATGGCTTccaggcggcggcggcggctcgctcttctctcccctcctcctcctcctctcccccgaTCCCTCACTCCGACTCCACCTCATCTAAAGGGaacggaggaggcggaggaggaggtggaggaggaggtgccgAAGATGGAtctgagaagaagagaagcagaggcatggacggaggagaagaagggagcGATGGAGCTCTTAAGAGAGAGGAGATAGCAACAAGTGGAGGAGatgggagtggaggaggaggaggaggaggagtctccTCTTTGTCCGTCGCAGGCTCAGTGTCCCAGGCTCCTCTGACTCTGGCTCAGCTCGGAGGCGTCCGCATGGCGTCCACCATGGTGACCAGCGTGGTCCGGCCCATCGCCAGCACGCCCATCCCCATCGCCAGCAAACCCGCGGAGGGAGCCGTCACCCTCAGCTCCCTCCCGCAGGACAAGAAAGCCACTCTCCTgattggaggaggaggcggaggcggacCTCAGCAGCTGCCGATCGCCGCAGGGGGTGGGTacctctcatcctcctcctcctcctcttcctcctcctcctcctcctcgtcctcctcctcctcctcctcccccggtCCAGTCAGTGTTACCCCGGTGGGAGGCAGCAGCCTGGTCACTAGCCTAGTCCTGGGAGGGTCCTTCCCCGCTGCCCAACCGTTGCAGCTCCTCACCCCGCAGACCCCCCTACCTGTCCTCCACCCCGCCGCGGCCACCTCCTCGCCCCCTCAGCTCACCCTGGCCAATGGTGTGCACTCGGGGGCGGGAATCAGAGTCAGCCCCGGGACTAGAG TCCAAACCCCGTCGCCGGTCGTGCAGGGCAATGTGCTGGTTCCCATGGCAACAGTGAGAACCGGGTctactcctcctcatccttccaTCTCCCTGGTGGCCCCTCCTCTTCCCGTGCAGAACGGCCCGGCGACGGGAAACAAG ATCATCCAGCTCGCTCCCATGCCCGTGGTGCAGACCGGCGTTCACCCCGGCGGCGCCGCAGCCGTGCATCCCGGGAGCCCCTTCCCCGTTTCCGTGGCAACCGTGATGGGTCCCGGCGCCGCGCCCCCACACACCGTTCTCCTGACCTCCCCACCCACCAG GATAACCTATGTCCAGTCTAGCCCGGGAGTCACCACGGCAACGCCCCAACCGGGCCCCCAGCCTCCGGGCCCGACGTACCTCGCCATCACCCCCGCTGGCCAGACCCTGGTCCAGCCCATCGTCGGCCCCCCCCTCAGCTGTCAGTCGCAGGCTTCCCCGGGACAGACGGCGGCCGCCTCTGGTCGTCAG gtACTTACTGCCATCTACCCTGCACCAGCCGTCCCTCTGGCCACCGGCGTGGTCTCCGTGACAGCCGTGCCGTCCTCAGCGGCGGCTCCAGCCCAGGACGCGATGAACCCGCCGTCTCCGCCGGCGACGGGGGCGCAGGGCTCGTCGGTGGCGACGCCTCAGCCCGGCGCCGGGCTGGAGGTGACGGTGAAGAGCGAGGTGGACTCTCAGGCTGACGATGGAGGTCAGGGGTTGTCGAGCTGTGCCATCGGCTCCTCGTTTGCCACCTGTGCGAGCGGCGGCGTCCTGACAG tgaaaaaagaggaggacatCAAGGAGGAAATTGTGAGTCGGGACGGACACGgccgagagagacagagtgagacgGACGAAGAGCGAGAGCGAGGGATGAGAGAGAACAGTgaaaagaagagaggcagagagacggagagggaggaCCAGACAGGCaaagag aCCGGACCTcgtactcctcctcctccgcctccatcCTCAGGTCTggaccctcctcctccgcctccctctGCAGAGAGggatcccccctcctcctccaagaAGACCAAGTTTCGACCCCCGCCGCTCAAAAAGACGCCGGACTCTCTTGAAAA ggtATTATCGGAGACGTACTTCGAGGAGCGTTTTGCTGAGCTTCCAGAGTTTAACCCGGAGGAGGTCCTTCCCTCGCCCACTCTGCAGAGTCTGGCCACTTCGCCCAGAGCCATCCTGGGAAGCTACCGGAAGAAGAGACGCAACTCCACAG AGCTCGAGCCGACAGCAGAGGAGCCCAGCTCCCCGAGGAGAAAGACTCGCCGCCTGTCCAGCTGCAGCTCGGAGCCCAACACCCCGAAGAGCGCGGCCAAGTGCGAGGGAGACATCTTCACCTTCGACAGAGCGG GTCCGGAGGCCGAGCTTCCTCTGGGAGACTTGGACAGGGTCCCCTTCTCGTCTCTACGCAGGACGCTGGACCAGCGCAGGGCCCTGGTCATGCAGCTCTTTCAGGAGCACGGCTTCTTTCCCTCAG CTCAGGCCACGGCCGCCTTCCAGGCGCGCTACTCCGACACCTTCCCCAACAAGGTGTGCCTGCAGCTGAAGATCCGCGAGGTCCGTCAGAAGATCATGCAGACGGCCACGTCCGGGACCCTCGAGGCCGAGGCCAGCCCCGCCCCGTCCCACAGCTCCTCTTTCAATCAATCAGCCCGGGAGGACGGAGGGGCGGAGCAGCAGGGAGACAAAGGCCGGAGCCCCGAGGAGCCGAGGAGCGACGGATCGTGA